The genomic stretch ATCCCTCAGTGTACACTGTACAGTAGTAATAAAaatgacagtatgaaaatacataGTCGTTGATTTGATAAATCAAACATGACAAATTTTGTACGTTATGTCTAATATAATTTATGTTTGAAGTTATAATGCCAGTTGGCTACTAATGTCAAAGAGGGAGTATAAATTTGAgcagagggagtaatttttacGGATATTTTTTCTCATAGTTGAATGATGTAGGCTCTTCTTTCTGGAAGCTCAGCTGGGGGTATGGCTTCAATTCTACATTGTGACGAGTTCCGAGCATTATTCCCAATGAATACAAGAGTCAAGTGCTTAAGTGATGCTGGCTTATTTCTTGATGCGTAAAGATCTACCTCGCTTTACTAGTTTTTACCTTCATCACATTTCCTTTATAACTGAGTATCTGACAGTGTTCGATTGATCCTGTAGAGTTGATGTGGCAGGTCACCGCACTATGAGAAAACTATTTGCAGGCGTAGTTAACTTACAGGTATTGATTCAGCTTTTTTAGTTTTAGGGGATATGGAATTCTTCGTTCTACAAGTTTAGGATTTAGGACTTTTAAGTTTCATAGCTTTCTTGGCCGCCTCTTATCATGAACTACTTTGTGACTTGGGCCCTAGCCGTACTAGTATACCATCTTACTTTCAACTTCGTAACTAAGTTTGTCGGATATCAGCAAGTTTGGCCGCTAAAATCATTGATGGTACTCATGACCTAACATTGAAATGTCTCAGCATTAAAGTTGCTCTTACGACCGCCTTTACACCAATAAAAAAACTACTCAATTAGtagtagtattttttttttttttgatgacgagggggttgaatcccccgggcccatgcattcccgcaccaccacatggaccatgtaagccacccccttcgggggctgcagtggccaagtgatcatcgccccagctggtagtcgaagctggtagtcgaacctgggacctctcaactcctgcatttctgcaagcttcaaggtttaacccggctaccactggattAACACCACTTGGTTTAGTAGTAGTATTTTGTTTCAACCTCAAAATGAAATTTGTGAGTCGACCTATCATTTTGAGTGATCTCAAGCTCTGTTAATGTTCATCCTTTGAAAGAATTCTCTTAAAGGATGCCGTGGATTATGATAGCACTTTGAGCTTTAACAGTCCCTTTTGCAACATATTACAGGGGGTGCGTGCGAACATTCCTCGGAGTTGTGTTAGGCGCCTTAATACAGCCATGGTAGTCGTTTTATTCTCTGCTATAATAAGAGTTACCAAATGATCCAGGCATAAGCTGAACTCCATATTAACTCTGGTTTTCTTTTTCAACAGTGTTTCTTCCCCCATCGTGTAATATCGAGCGTCAGGACTCCGCTATTTCTTGTAAATGCAGCTTATGACTCATGGCAGGTAATGCCATACTATTTTCCCACATTGTGATTCAGAATGAAATATAAGAATGCCTAAACTTGATGTCCGTAATACTGTTACGGATTAAAAAGTCTCACGAATTGACACTCAACGCTTGTTCAGATTCAGATCAGTTTAGCATCTCCATCAGCAGATCCTCGTGGAAACTGGTATGGATGCAAGTTAAATAATGAGCGTTGTAATGTACCACAAATCCAGTTCCTGCAAGGTGAGTTATTAACTTATTACGCTATGTTTCGATACAGTTGTTCCTTTATAGTTGTTTTGCATCAAAGTCTAACAAGGAAGGGACAATCTTATGAAACAGGTTTTAGAAGACAGATGCTGGGTTCAATGAGAGGCTTCGCGAAGTCCAGAAAGAACGGGTATTTTATTAATTCATGCTTTGCTCATGGACAAATTGAGAGACAAGATACATGGTTTGCCCCCGGCTCCCCTCGTATAGGAAATAAGGTATGTTCGAATCTGtaattcactttttttttttaacaatcaTGGATCATTATTGGAGGTGACCCCAGTTTTGGACCGGTGAAAACGGTCTTGTCATTCTTCCCTCTTTCGTTGGCCCTAGTCTGCTAGAGGTGATCATGGCCAAAACCGGCTCTTTTGATTAGACCTGTTTGGTTGGCCCTAGTGTTCTAGAGGAGATTATGGCCCAAGCTGACTAGGATAGCCTCATACAGCTATTCCCCGCAACGATAGTCTTTAATGACTTATTCTAGGGGAGGTCACCTAATTGTTGCTCCTAGATAAATCCAAAGACAATGAATAGTATTGAGAACTTCTGGTCTGCTGATATTTTCTTGTCACAGTAAAATATTGATCTGATTTATCGATTTGTACATTTACGCAGGGTATTGCAGAGTCAGTGGGGCACTGGTTTTTTGATCGAGCCGAGACCAAGATCGTCGACTGTCCCTACCCTTGTGACAGAACTTGCCACAATTTGGTCTTTACACATCTTTAAAGAATAAAAATCAAATGGGTACATCACTACATTACAAATTACAAATCATTTTCATAATGATATACTGTAGCATATTATTTTGTCATGGAAAAGCATTTTGGTTTTGATGTATTGATAGTTCGATACCAACTATAGCTTTACTTTCCCTATTTAATTGGCTATTTTTGAGAAAGGGCCAGTAGTATCTTGTAAGCATTTCATTCCATATAAACCAACTGCAGTAATTCAATAAATGTTGAAGCTTAATATATGGTGAACATTAGAAAATATTCACAGTTGTGCATTTCTTACCAGGAAACATTAGTCTTAAATTTGGATTAGATGTTAAACTTGAAAGTCTTAAATAATTAGGAGCATCAAGTCGTATATTGATTGTGATAGTATAATGCTGAAATCATAGATGAGGTATTGAGGTAATACAGAATCGACTTTCCAAACATGAATTTCAAATACAAAGGTTAGCGTTAAAATAGTCAGTCTCTAATTAATCAGGTTAATTATGCATTTATGCAGCCATCAAACCAGATTACAATCCCCCAACAGCCGCCATAAACATGAATGTGTGAAACTGATATGTAATCtatcaaaattatgaaattacaCGAATAATGAAACCTATGTACTAATTAATCACTACATCAGTAATTGATATAAATCTTTAAGATTAAAGACGAATAAAACTTAGATTAGTGATGATGACTTGCCTAGTGAGGACGATCATTTAGGAGCTTTCACAAATCTCTGTTCTGATTAGAGTCATCTTCTATCGGATCAATATAGTAGAGTGATGCTAGACAGATGAAGACATCGGTAAGGATAAGGCCTACCACATCAAAGACGTATTTCGGGGCAAATAGACCCCATACCTGCAAGAAAGCAATCGAGATTTCCTTGTAACAAAATTCATATAACAAAGCCAAAAAAATAGTTGACGGGTGTATGTTTGTTTAAGatggccttttttttttttcttttttatgtaCAAACATGTAATTGAGCAAGAGCTTCCATACTTTACGACAATAAAACATGCCttggaaaaaaaaaacgtaaactcTGACCTTAGCTTAAGCGCACCTTAAACATGCTTAAGCCTGAGGCTCAAGGCACTACGAAAACGTTAAGGTGCGCCTTGTAGACAAGATGCATCTAGTGAGATACCATTATTCAATTTccattgtttaaaaaaaaaaattaatgtccTCCTTTACCCATTAATCCACTATCCATATTCTTGTAATCATTTACATGTTAGACcaattaaaatccaaaacatgataTTAATGTCCTCCTTTACCCACTAATCCACAGGTCGCCTCGCTGTGCCTCATTTATTTTAAAACTAAAAGTCTAGGACGAAGATATTAATAAGAATTTAAGAAGTGTAGAATAAAGATCAAGAAAAGATGCAAGATGGATGAGAAAGGTTTTGCCATTACCATCAAATGCCGCCTTTGTATTGTAACACATAGCACAGTAAAGGCAACGGAGATAGTTGTGATGAATCCATATATCAAAAATACCTGATATTGAGGCGGAATAAATCAATAAGTAACTCAGGTCTCAGGATTAACTGTGATCAGCGAAATGTTCAAATAAATTGCTAATCAGTAAAATTTACCTGAGACAACTGCACGGAGTGGGAGAGTTTGTATTGGGCCATCTCTTTATAAAAATGTCTGGGCGAAACAA from Silene latifolia isolate original U9 population chromosome 2, ASM4854445v1, whole genome shotgun sequence encodes the following:
- the LOC141642469 gene encoding pectin acetylesterase 10-like is translated as MGNLINFLCVFGVIFVLNSLKGILGVEGLNVTTTTTTDVYYNAEKYGGYSSSSKPRMVEITFIPWAASTGAVCLDGSWPAYHIDRGYGSGANSWVVQLEGGAWCDTVRGCAYRKKTRHGSSKYMEKFIPFTGILSNKHYENPDFHNWNRVKIRYCDGGSFSGDSQHEEAGLYFRGQRIFLTAMEELKSQGMKHANQALLSGSSAGGMASILHCDEFRALFPMNTRVKCLSDAGLFLDAVDVAGHRTMRKLFAGVVNLQGVRANIPRSCVRRLNTAMCFFPHRVISSVRTPLFLVNAAYDSWQIQISLASPSADPRGNWYGCKLNNERCNVPQIQFLQGFRRQMLGSMRGFAKSRKNGYFINSCFAHGQIERQDTWFAPGSPRIGNKGIAESVGHWFFDRAETKIVDCPYPCDRTCHNLVFTHL